The genomic region GCAGCAGTGGCTGCGCGCCGGCCAGGTGCTGATAGATGGGCATCAGCGGCGGCCGCGGGACAAGGTGCTCGGCGGCGAAGGGGTCGTGATCACCCTAACCCCGCAACAAGAGGTCAGCAACCTCCCGCAGCCGATCGCGCTGGACATCGTCTACGAGGACAGCGCCCTGCTGGTGATCAACAAATCCGCGGGCCTGGTGGTTCACCCGGGGGCCGGCAATCCGCAGGGCACCTTGCTCAATGCCCTGTTGCACCATGCGCCTGAACTTGCCCACGTGCCGCGCGCGGGCATCGTCCATCGTCTGGACAAGGACACCAGCGGTCTGCTGGTCGTGGCGCGTAACCTGGTTGCCCAGAAGGCCCTGGTGGAGCAACTCCAGGCCCACAGCCTGCAACGCGGCTACGAGGCGATTGCAGCGGGCGTGATGACGGCCGGCGGCCGCATTGAGACGCAGCTCGGCCGCGATCCGCGTGCGCGCACGCGCATGAGCGTGGCCAGAGAAGGTCAAGGCAAACTCGCCATCACCCATTACCGCGTCATAGAGCGCTTCCGCGCCCACACCCACATCAAGCTCCAACTGGAGACCGGCCGCACCCACCAGATCCGCGTGCACATGGCCCACATCCGCCACCCGATCATCGGCGATCCCGACTACGGCGGACGTCTGCGCCTGCCGCCCGGGGCGAGCGAGGCGCTCATCGAGGCGTTGCGCCAATTCAAACGCCAGGCCCTGCACGCCGCGAGCCTGGGGCTGATACACCCCGCTACCGGCGAGCTAATGCACTGGTCGGCGCACTTGCCGATGGACATGAGGCAATTGCTTCAAGTCCTGAAGGAAGACAATGATGCCTATCTCTCAGCACCCTGACTTGATCAGCCCCGACTGGCCCGCGCCGCAGCGGGTGCGCGCCTGTAGCACCTCTCGCAGCGGCGGCGTGAGCGGGCCGCCCTTAGCCTCTCTCAATCTGGCCGGGCATGTGGGCGACGCTACGGAAAAGGTCGCGGAAAATCGCGCCCGGCTTAAACAAGCGTTAGACCTGCCTGCCGAACCGGTGTGGCTCAAACAAGTGCATGGAACCCGCGTCGTGGATGCGGCCGGCATCGGTACATCCCTGTACGTCAACGGGACACCCGAGGCCGATGGTTCGTACAGCCGCGAGACCGGCATCGTATGCGCGGTGCTCACCGCCGACTGTCTGCCGCTGCTGCTGTGTGACGAACAAGGCTCGCGCGTCGCCGCCGTGCATGTGGGCTGGCGTGGGCTCGCTGCGGGCGTCATCGAGGAGACCCTGCAACACTTG from Gammaproteobacteria bacterium harbors:
- the pgeF gene encoding peptidoglycan editing factor PgeF, producing the protein MPISQHPDLISPDWPAPQRVRACSTSRSGGVSGPPLASLNLAGHVGDATEKVAENRARLKQALDLPAEPVWLKQVHGTRVVDAAGIGTSLYVNGTPEADGSYSRETGIVCAVLTADCLPLLLCDEQGSRVAAVHVGWRGLAAGVIEETLQHLGDTRQLMAWLGPAIGPYSFEVGSEVREIFVAHDAEANHAFRPSPAGRWLADLYRLTRQRLNAQGVTRIYGGGWCTYSESQRFYSYRRDGVTGRMATLIWLETDTR
- the rluD gene encoding 23S rRNA pseudouridine(1911/1915/1917) synthase RluD, coding for MTKPEQPRATIPMELAGKRLDQALAELFPDYSRARLQQWLRAGQVLIDGHQRRPRDKVLGGEGVVITLTPQQEVSNLPQPIALDIVYEDSALLVINKSAGLVVHPGAGNPQGTLLNALLHHAPELAHVPRAGIVHRLDKDTSGLLVVARNLVAQKALVEQLQAHSLQRGYEAIAAGVMTAGGRIETQLGRDPRARTRMSVAREGQGKLAITHYRVIERFRAHTHIKLQLETGRTHQIRVHMAHIRHPIIGDPDYGGRLRLPPGASEALIEALRQFKRQALHAASLGLIHPATGELMHWSAHLPMDMRQLLQVLKEDNDAYLSAP